One genomic segment of [Phormidium] sp. ETS-05 includes these proteins:
- a CDS encoding WecB/TagA/CpsF family glycosyltransferase: MLTVHQPVERVLGVPVHLLDDYVGELHDRLRRGVGAHVVTLNSEMTMQALESPPGNGSLAEAIASADLVIPDGAGVVFYFWLRGKQVFRCPGIELAERVLQLAGEAGPKWPVFFYGGAPEVAAAASAIWQQRCPGLVFAGTEHGYLSPEEEPKLLETLKQLQPRIILVGLGVPRQELWIYRHRHLCPQAIWIGVGGSFDIWAGRKTRAPQWLQQLNMEWAYRLYQEPHRWRRMLALPHFAYLSLVTCPLVPRHKDK; the protein is encoded by the coding sequence ATGCTAACAGTGCATCAACCAGTAGAGCGGGTTTTGGGGGTGCCGGTTCATTTATTGGATGATTATGTGGGGGAGCTGCACGATCGCCTGCGTCGCGGAGTCGGCGCCCACGTGGTGACGTTAAACTCAGAAATGACGATGCAGGCTCTGGAGTCACCCCCGGGGAATGGCTCATTGGCGGAGGCGATCGCCTCAGCGGATCTAGTAATTCCCGATGGCGCCGGAGTCGTGTTTTATTTCTGGCTCCGGGGTAAGCAAGTATTCAGATGTCCGGGAATAGAACTCGCCGAAAGAGTGCTACAGCTAGCAGGGGAAGCAGGACCGAAATGGCCAGTATTTTTCTACGGTGGCGCCCCAGAAGTAGCAGCGGCGGCGAGTGCTATTTGGCAGCAGCGGTGTCCGGGACTGGTATTTGCAGGGACGGAACATGGCTACCTCAGCCCCGAAGAAGAGCCAAAACTGCTGGAAACCTTGAAACAGCTACAACCTAGGATTATCCTAGTGGGTTTGGGAGTGCCCCGTCAAGAGCTGTGGATTTACCGCCATCGCCACCTCTGTCCCCAGGCGATTTGGATTGGCGTGGGAGGCAGTTTCGACATTTGGGCGGGCCGCAAAACCAGAGCCCCCCAATGGCTGCAGCAATTGAATATGGAATGGGCTTATCGCCTCTATCAGGAACCCCATCGGTGGCGACGGATGCTGGCTTTACCCCATTTTGCCTATTTGTCACTTGTTACTTGTCCTTTGGTCCCAAGGCATAAGGATAAATGA
- a CDS encoding adenylate/guanylate cyclase domain-containing protein — MMNWEIPNNSKVLIVDDTPSNLEVLFDILNESGFKVLVAQDGESALERARYGQPDLILLDILMPGIDGFETCRRLKSHDTTKDIPIIFMTGLSETVDKVKGFQLGAVDYVTKPLQYEEILARVTTHLTIRHLNRRLQEQNQQFQQQAQREKLLGEIAQRIRQSLDLEEILSTTAAEVRQFLQVERVIIYKFHTDNTATVGGGKIVVESVSDPILSILQHKINAPLFSPEQIPSYKQGKIQVNADIFNAGLPEAYLDLLVQVKVRANLVVPIILNQQELTSTRLETLNLHPDQTDREGISDPQQLYGLLIAHQCSKHRHWQASEIDLLEKLSTQIGIAVQQGQLYRHLQRAEERYHSIVENAIEGIFQTTPEGKFISVNPALAKLCGYDYPGELISNIRNIATEIYVDPNRRMEFIKIIESRHAVFNFESLIYRKNGTTIWISENARAVRDASGKILYYEGTVSDITMRKLVQEALQFQREQTETLLLNILPQPIAQRLKQEESTIADHFEAVSVLFADLVGFTEFSSRKSPQELVQVLNRIFSGFDELAERHGLEKIKTIGDAYMVVAGLPIPRKDHGEAIAHMAMEMLAEMERINAEIGESLTIRIGINSGPVVAGVIGIKKFIYDLWGDTVNIASRMESTGLPGAIQVTAATKKLLSRKMRFEKRGAIFIKGRGEINTYLLLGRK; from the coding sequence ATGATGAATTGGGAAATCCCTAACAACAGCAAAGTTTTAATCGTCGATGACACTCCCAGTAACTTGGAAGTATTGTTTGATATTTTAAACGAATCTGGCTTCAAAGTCCTGGTGGCTCAAGATGGCGAAAGTGCCCTAGAAAGAGCCCGCTATGGCCAACCAGACCTAATTTTGCTAGACATTCTCATGCCCGGTATCGATGGTTTTGAAACCTGCCGTCGTCTCAAATCCCATGACACCACAAAAGACATCCCGATTATTTTTATGACTGGGCTCTCGGAAACCGTGGATAAAGTCAAAGGATTTCAACTGGGAGCTGTAGATTACGTTACCAAACCCCTCCAGTATGAAGAAATTTTAGCCCGCGTCACCACCCACCTAACCATACGCCACCTCAACCGCCGCCTGCAAGAACAAAACCAGCAATTCCAACAGCAGGCGCAGCGGGAAAAATTACTCGGAGAAATTGCCCAAAGAATCCGCCAATCCCTAGATTTAGAAGAGATTCTCAGCACTACCGCCGCTGAAGTCCGGCAATTTTTACAAGTAGAAAGGGTGATAATTTATAAATTCCATACCGATAACACCGCAACTGTTGGGGGGGGAAAGATAGTAGTAGAATCTGTCAGCGACCCCATTTTATCGATTCTCCAACATAAAATTAACGCCCCTTTATTCTCTCCGGAACAGATTCCCTCATATAAGCAAGGGAAAATTCAAGTTAATGCCGATATTTTTAACGCTGGTTTGCCAGAGGCTTATTTAGATTTGTTAGTCCAGGTAAAAGTTAGGGCTAATTTAGTTGTGCCAATTATTTTAAATCAACAAGAATTAACTTCTACTAGATTAGAAACATTAAATTTACATCCAGACCAAACAGATAGAGAGGGAATATCAGATCCTCAACAACTGTATGGATTATTAATTGCACACCAATGCAGCAAGCATCGCCATTGGCAAGCATCAGAAATTGATTTACTAGAAAAGCTATCAACCCAAATAGGCATTGCCGTGCAGCAAGGACAATTATACCGCCATCTGCAGCGAGCAGAAGAGCGATATCACAGCATTGTCGAAAATGCTATTGAAGGAATTTTTCAGACAACGCCCGAGGGGAAGTTTATCAGCGTCAATCCCGCTTTGGCTAAATTATGTGGTTACGATTATCCCGGAGAACTTATCTCGAATATCCGAAATATTGCCACCGAAATTTATGTAGATCCTAACCGCAGGATGGAATTTATCAAAATTATCGAATCCCGCCATGCGGTATTTAATTTTGAGTCGTTAATTTACCGAAAAAATGGCACGACTATCTGGATTTCTGAAAATGCTCGCGCCGTGAGAGATGCCAGCGGCAAAATTCTGTATTATGAGGGCACGGTATCGGATATCACCATGCGCAAGCTGGTGCAAGAGGCTTTACAATTTCAGCGGGAACAAACCGAAACTCTGCTGCTCAATATTTTACCCCAACCGATTGCCCAGCGGTTGAAACAGGAAGAAAGTACGATTGCCGACCACTTCGAGGCAGTGAGTGTTTTATTTGCGGATTTAGTGGGTTTTACCGAGTTCTCCTCCCGCAAATCTCCCCAGGAGCTGGTGCAGGTTCTCAACCGAATTTTTTCGGGATTTGATGAGTTGGCGGAACGGCACGGTTTGGAGAAGATTAAGACGATTGGGGATGCTTATATGGTGGTGGCGGGGTTGCCGATTCCTCGGAAAGACCACGGGGAAGCGATCGCCCATATGGCCATGGAAATGCTGGCAGAAATGGAGCGGATTAATGCGGAAATCGGGGAATCTCTCACCATCCGTATTGGGATTAACTCTGGACCCGTAGTGGCTGGGGTCATCGGGATTAAAAAATTTATCTATGATTTGTGGGGGGATACGGTGAATATTGCGAGTAGGATGGAATCCACGGGGCTCCCAGGTGCCATTCAAGTCACCGCCGCCACGAAAAAACTTTTAAGCCGGAAAATGCGGTTTGAAAAGCGTGGCGCCATTTTTATTAAAGGTCGGGGTGAAATTAACACCTATCTCCTGTTGGGGAGAAAGTAG